Proteins encoded within one genomic window of Neorhizobium galegae bv. orientalis str. HAMBI 540:
- a CDS encoding mannitol dehydrogenase family protein, with protein sequence MPGIMIRMPRLSASTELPADVAASGYDRALLKPGILHIGLGAFHRAHQAVYTDAALAAEFGDWGIVGVSLRSVDIVRDLAAQDGVYSVVASSAAGDRAQVVGSVIRGLSGTEDQAEILALLADPTIRIVTITVTEKAYGIDPVSGGLDRNHPSVKADLADPTSPTGVIGYLVEGFSRRHAAGLPPFTVLCCDNLPTNGRIVRKLVIEMAGAGDPALANWIAGQGAFPSSMVDRIVPATTDVTRGLAEKLIGAEDRLALSTEPFMQWVVEDHFLAGRPKWEAGGALFVDDVEPYEKMKLRLLNGSHSLVAYLGQLKDLTFVRDVMAVPEYRALVRRHMAEAVKTLDPVPGIDLDGYMDQLIERFENPTIAHKTQQIAMDGTQKLPQRIFAGAVEALANGGDASSAAYVVALWIAYVRKAAEINDPRATELKAAAAGMTADDPSAPFFAIAGLFPQALTENGAWRARVNAELEKL encoded by the coding sequence ATGCCGGGCATCATGATCAGAATGCCACGCCTTTCCGCCTCCACCGAACTTCCCGCAGATGTCGCAGCATCCGGTTACGACAGAGCCCTTCTGAAGCCCGGCATCCTGCATATCGGCCTCGGCGCGTTCCACCGGGCCCATCAGGCGGTCTATACCGACGCCGCATTGGCCGCCGAGTTCGGTGACTGGGGGATTGTCGGCGTCAGCTTACGCTCGGTCGATATCGTCCGTGATCTCGCGGCACAGGACGGGGTTTATTCGGTCGTCGCCAGCAGCGCTGCCGGAGACAGAGCCCAGGTCGTCGGCTCGGTGATCAGGGGCCTTTCCGGCACCGAAGACCAGGCGGAAATCCTGGCTCTACTGGCCGATCCGACCATCCGGATCGTCACCATCACCGTCACCGAAAAGGCCTATGGCATCGATCCGGTCTCGGGCGGTCTCGATCGCAACCATCCGTCGGTCAAAGCCGATCTTGCCGACCCGACATCGCCGACCGGTGTGATCGGTTATCTGGTCGAAGGTTTTTCGCGCCGCCACGCCGCCGGCCTACCGCCCTTCACGGTGCTTTGCTGCGACAACCTGCCGACCAACGGCCGCATCGTCCGCAAACTGGTGATCGAGATGGCGGGTGCCGGCGATCCGGCGCTCGCCAACTGGATCGCCGGCCAAGGCGCGTTTCCGTCCAGCATGGTCGACCGCATCGTGCCGGCCACGACCGACGTAACCCGTGGCCTTGCAGAAAAGCTGATCGGCGCCGAAGACAGGCTGGCGCTCAGCACCGAACCCTTCATGCAATGGGTGGTTGAAGACCATTTTCTCGCCGGCCGGCCGAAATGGGAAGCCGGCGGCGCGCTTTTCGTCGACGATGTCGAGCCTTACGAGAAGATGAAGCTGCGGCTGCTCAACGGCTCACATTCGCTGGTCGCCTATCTCGGCCAGCTGAAGGACCTCACCTTCGTCCGCGACGTCATGGCCGTGCCGGAATACCGGGCACTGGTGCGCCGCCACATGGCGGAGGCGGTGAAGACGCTCGATCCGGTGCCGGGCATCGATCTCGACGGTTACATGGACCAGCTGATCGAGCGCTTCGAGAACCCGACGATCGCCCACAAGACGCAGCAGATCGCCATGGACGGCACCCAGAAACTGCCGCAGCGCATCTTCGCAGGGGCAGTGGAAGCCCTGGCGAATGGTGGAGATGCGTCGTCTGCGGCTTACGTTGTGGCTCTCTGGATCGCCTATGTTCGCAAGGCGGCGGAGATCAACGATCCGCGCGCGACCGAGCTCAAGGCTGCCGCCGCCGGGATGACGGCAGACGATCCGTCGGCACCCTTCTTTGCAATTGCGGGCCTGTTCCCCCAGGCTCTCACGGAGAATGGCGCATGGCGTGCGCGGGTGAATGCGGAGCTTGAGAAACTCTAG
- a CDS encoding L-rhamnose mutarotase translates to MQRMGMVIGIEPQMIAEYKRLHAAVWPEVLALISRANIRNYTIFLREPENLLFGTWEYHGTDFEADMAKIAADPKNQEWWSFTIPCQKPLDSRKEGEWWAMMEEVFHHD, encoded by the coding sequence ATGCAGCGTATGGGCATGGTGATCGGCATCGAGCCGCAGATGATCGCGGAATACAAGCGCCTGCACGCTGCCGTCTGGCCGGAAGTACTCGCCCTCATCAGCCGCGCCAACATCAGGAACTACACGATCTTCCTGCGCGAGCCGGAGAACCTGCTGTTCGGAACCTGGGAATATCACGGCACCGATTTTGAAGCCGACATGGCGAAAATAGCCGCCGACCCTAAAAATCAGGAATGGTGGTCTTTCACCATCCCTTGCCAGAAGCCGCTCGACAGCCGCAAAGAAGGCGAGTGGTGGGCGATGATGGAAGAGGTCTTTCATCATGATTGA
- a CDS encoding cystathionine gamma-synthase family protein, with protein MTAPHPSKTHIGNHKLHPETQMLNYGYDPELSEGAVKPPVFLTSTFVFKSAEEGRDFFDFVSGRREPPAGTGAGLVYSRFNHPNSEIVEDRLAVYEQAESCVLFSSGMSAIATTLMAFVRPGDCVLHSQPLYGGTETLLSKTFLNMGVAAVGFADGVNEQSVTAAAEEAMGRGRVSVILIETPANPTNSLVDVAMIRRVAEAIGKKQGHRPVIVCDNTLLGPVFQRPIEHGADISLYSLTKYVGGHSDLIAGAALGSKAVMKQVKALRGAIGTQLDPHSCWMLGRSLETLSIRMEKANTNALAVADFLRGHPNVESIHYLPYHDPASPVGQVFAAQCTGGGSTFSFDIRGGQPASFRFLNALQIFKLAVSLGGTESLASHPATMTHSGVPAEVRQRIGVLDSTIRLSIGIEHPDDLIADLTIALDKA; from the coding sequence ATGACCGCCCCGCATCCCTCGAAGACGCATATCGGCAATCACAAGCTCCATCCCGAAACGCAGATGCTGAACTATGGCTACGACCCGGAGCTTTCCGAAGGCGCGGTGAAGCCGCCGGTGTTTCTCACCTCCACCTTCGTGTTCAAGTCCGCCGAGGAGGGCCGCGACTTCTTCGACTTCGTTTCCGGGCGCCGGGAACCGCCGGCGGGCACCGGGGCGGGGCTGGTCTATTCGCGCTTCAACCATCCCAACAGCGAGATCGTCGAGGACCGGCTGGCGGTCTATGAGCAGGCGGAGAGCTGCGTGCTGTTTTCCTCCGGCATGTCGGCGATCGCCACGACGCTGATGGCGTTCGTCAGGCCGGGCGACTGCGTGCTGCACTCGCAACCGCTTTACGGAGGCACCGAAACGCTACTTTCGAAAACCTTCCTCAACATGGGCGTCGCGGCGGTCGGGTTTGCAGACGGGGTCAACGAGCAGTCGGTAACGGCGGCGGCCGAGGAGGCGATGGGCAGGGGCCGCGTCTCGGTGATCCTGATCGAGACGCCAGCGAACCCGACCAACAGCCTGGTGGACGTGGCGATGATCCGCCGGGTGGCCGAGGCGATCGGCAAAAAACAGGGGCACCGTCCGGTGATCGTCTGCGACAACACGTTGCTCGGCCCAGTCTTCCAGCGGCCGATCGAGCATGGGGCGGATATCTCGCTCTATTCGCTGACCAAATATGTCGGCGGCCATTCAGACCTGATCGCCGGCGCCGCACTCGGCTCCAAGGCGGTGATGAAACAGGTGAAGGCGCTGCGCGGGGCGATCGGCACGCAGCTCGACCCGCATTCCTGCTGGATGCTCGGCCGCAGCCTGGAAACGCTGTCGATCCGCATGGAAAAGGCCAATACCAACGCGCTCGCCGTCGCCGACTTCCTGCGCGGGCATCCGAATGTCGAGAGCATCCACTACCTGCCCTATCACGACCCGGCATCGCCGGTCGGACAAGTGTTTGCGGCGCAGTGCACGGGCGGCGGCTCGACCTTCTCCTTCGACATCAGGGGCGGCCAGCCGGCCTCGTTCCGGTTTTTGAACGCGCTGCAGATCTTCAAGCTGGCGGTGAGCCTCGGGGGCACGGAATCGCTTGCCAGCCACCCGGCGACCATGACCCATTCCGGCGTGCCCGCCGAAGTGCGCCAGAGGATCGGCGTGCTCGATTCGACCATCCGCCTGTCGATCGGCATCGAGCACCCCGACGACCTGATCGCCGACCTGACGATCGCGCTCGACAAAGCGTGA
- a CDS encoding amidohydrolase family protein — MRIDAHQHFWRIADRVGQWPPPELQAIRRDFMPDDMRPLLDAAGVDGTVLVQTMESEADTTFLLDLADRTPFILGVVGWTDMKAPGAPAAIARLARHPKLKGLRPMLQDIADDHWIGDPALDAAVAAMLEHHLVFDALVLPRHLEPLLGFTRRHPDLPIVIDHGAKPPISEGRFIDWYARMKVLAELPNVHCKLSGLLTEAGDQKPQAVRPYAETIFDLFGPARVIWGSDWPVLRLAGDYQAWLDQCLDIVPADAHGEVFGGSAQRFYRLGA; from the coding sequence ATGCGGATCGACGCGCATCAGCATTTCTGGCGAATTGCCGACCGGGTGGGCCAATGGCCGCCGCCCGAATTGCAGGCGATCCGTCGGGATTTCATGCCCGACGATATGCGTCCGCTTCTCGATGCGGCCGGCGTCGATGGCACGGTGCTGGTGCAGACCATGGAGAGCGAGGCGGACACCACGTTCCTGCTCGATCTCGCCGACAGGACGCCCTTCATCCTCGGCGTGGTCGGTTGGACCGATATGAAGGCGCCCGGCGCGCCGGCAGCCATCGCCCGGCTGGCCCGGCATCCGAAGCTCAAAGGGCTGCGGCCGATGCTGCAGGATATCGCCGACGACCACTGGATCGGCGATCCGGCGCTCGATGCAGCCGTGGCAGCCATGCTCGAACACCATCTGGTCTTCGATGCACTTGTGCTGCCGCGCCATCTCGAACCGCTGCTTGGTTTCACCCGGCGACACCCCGATCTGCCGATCGTGATCGACCACGGTGCCAAGCCGCCGATCTCTGAGGGCCGTTTCATCGACTGGTATGCGCGCATGAAAGTGCTCGCCGAACTGCCGAACGTTCATTGCAAGCTCTCCGGCCTGCTGACCGAGGCGGGCGACCAGAAGCCCCAGGCAGTGCGGCCTTATGCCGAAACCATATTCGACCTGTTCGGCCCCGCGCGGGTCATCTGGGGCAGCGACTGGCCGGTGCTGAGGCTTGCCGGAGATTACCAGGCCTGGCTGGATCAATGCCTCGATATCGTGCCCGCCGACGCTCATGGCGAGGTCTTCGGCGGCAGTGCCCAGCGTTTTTATCGGCTCGGAGCGTAA
- a CDS encoding L-fuconate dehydratase — protein sequence MTRITDLRVFDLRFPTSQSLDGSDAMNPDPDYSAAYVILDTDSGDLAGHGLTFTIGRGNDICCMAIKAMRHLVVGQELETFAKAPGKFWRHLTSDSQLRWIGPDKGAIHLATGAVVNAFWDLLAKQKGKPVWQLVAEMSAEEIADIVDYRYLTDVLSREDALAILKRAEVGKAERIEVLKREGYACYTTSAGWLGYPEEKLRRLCRQAVDAGFNHVKMKVGRDLEDDIRRLTIAREVIGPDRYLMIDANQVWEVDQAIDWVNKLAFAKPFFIEEPTSPDDIAGHRKIREAIGPVKVATGEMCQNRIMFKQFIAEGAIDIVQIDSCRMGGLNEVLAVLLVAAKYGLPVWPHAGGVGLCEYVQHLSMIDYIAVSGTKEGRVIEYVDHLHEHFVEPCIIENAAYMPPARPGFSIEMKPQSIADYTFQG from the coding sequence ATGACCCGCATCACCGATCTCCGCGTCTTCGATCTTCGTTTCCCCACATCGCAGAGCCTCGATGGCTCCGACGCGATGAACCCGGACCCGGATTATTCGGCGGCCTATGTCATCCTCGATACCGATAGCGGAGATCTTGCCGGCCACGGCCTGACCTTCACCATCGGGCGGGGCAACGACATCTGCTGTATGGCGATCAAGGCGATGCGGCATCTGGTGGTCGGACAGGAACTCGAAACCTTCGCCAAGGCGCCCGGAAAGTTCTGGCGGCACCTGACCAGCGACAGCCAGCTGCGCTGGATCGGGCCGGATAAGGGCGCCATCCACCTCGCCACCGGCGCGGTCGTCAACGCCTTCTGGGATCTTCTCGCCAAGCAGAAGGGCAAGCCGGTCTGGCAGCTGGTTGCGGAGATGTCGGCCGAAGAGATCGCCGATATCGTCGACTACCGTTACCTGACCGACGTGCTGTCGCGCGAGGATGCGCTGGCGATCCTGAAACGGGCGGAAGTGGGCAAGGCAGAGCGTATCGAGGTGCTGAAGCGCGAGGGTTATGCCTGCTATACGACGTCGGCCGGCTGGCTCGGTTATCCGGAAGAGAAGCTGCGCCGGCTGTGCAGGCAAGCCGTCGATGCAGGCTTCAACCATGTGAAGATGAAGGTCGGACGCGATCTCGAAGACGATATCAGGCGCCTGACCATCGCCCGCGAAGTGATCGGTCCCGACCGCTACCTGATGATCGATGCCAACCAGGTATGGGAAGTCGATCAGGCGATCGACTGGGTCAACAAACTTGCCTTTGCAAAACCCTTCTTCATCGAGGAGCCGACCAGCCCGGACGACATTGCCGGCCACCGAAAAATCCGCGAGGCGATCGGTCCCGTAAAGGTCGCGACCGGCGAAATGTGCCAGAACCGCATCATGTTCAAGCAATTCATCGCCGAAGGCGCGATCGACATCGTTCAGATCGATTCATGCCGCATGGGCGGCCTGAACGAGGTTCTGGCGGTGCTGCTGGTCGCCGCGAAATACGGTCTTCCCGTCTGGCCGCATGCCGGCGGCGTCGGTCTCTGCGAATATGTGCAGCATCTGTCGATGATCGACTACATCGCCGTATCCGGCACCAAGGAAGGCCGGGTGATCGAATATGTCGATCATCTGCACGAGCACTTCGTCGAGCCCTGCATCATTGAAAACGCGGCCTATATGCCGCCGGCGCGGCCCGGTTTCTCGATCGAGATGAAACCGCAATCGATCGCCGACTACACGTTCCAGGGCTAG
- a CDS encoding aldo/keto reductase has translation MNVTERRKLPHASVELTQMGLGCAQMGSLYHKTSYEEAAGTFGAAWEAGIRYYDTAPFYGYTRSERRLGTMLTDLPRGDFVLSTKVGRLMQPDETVGSQEDGYVEPLPFRPVFDYSYDGIMWSFEASQQRLGILKPDILYIHDIGSMTHGDRHQHYWYQLTAGGGFRALKKLREEGLTKAVGLGVNEWEIIRDAMQVFDIDVAMLAGRYTLLEQQSLSFMDDCASQGVGIVVAGPFNSGLLAGNRKFNYTDAPADILARVDVLRAACEEEGVSLQAAALQFPLAHPAVVTVVSGARTAEQIKSNVDWFGEEIPASFWSRLKARGLIADGAPLPGQGG, from the coding sequence ATGAATGTCACTGAGCGCCGCAAACTGCCCCACGCCTCCGTCGAATTAACCCAAATGGGGCTCGGCTGCGCGCAGATGGGCAGTCTCTACCACAAGACCTCTTACGAAGAAGCGGCCGGCACCTTTGGAGCCGCCTGGGAGGCGGGCATCCGCTATTACGATACGGCGCCCTTCTACGGATACACGCGCTCCGAACGGCGGCTCGGCACCATGCTGACGGACCTGCCCCGCGGCGACTTCGTGCTCAGCACCAAGGTCGGCCGGCTCATGCAGCCGGACGAGACGGTCGGCTCGCAGGAAGACGGATATGTCGAGCCGCTACCTTTCCGGCCGGTCTTCGACTACAGCTACGACGGCATCATGTGGTCCTTCGAGGCAAGCCAGCAGCGGCTCGGCATCCTCAAGCCCGATATCCTCTACATCCACGATATCGGCAGCATGACCCATGGCGACCGGCATCAGCACTACTGGTACCAGCTGACCGCCGGCGGCGGATTTCGCGCGCTGAAGAAGCTGCGCGAGGAAGGGCTTACCAAGGCGGTCGGTCTCGGCGTCAACGAATGGGAGATCATCCGCGACGCGATGCAGGTCTTCGATATCGACGTCGCCATGCTCGCCGGCCGTTATACGCTGCTCGAACAGCAGAGCCTCTCGTTCATGGACGACTGCGCCAGCCAGGGCGTCGGCATCGTGGTGGCCGGGCCGTTTAATTCCGGCCTGCTCGCCGGCAATCGCAAATTCAATTATACTGACGCTCCTGCCGATATTCTCGCCCGCGTCGACGTGTTGCGCGCGGCCTGCGAGGAAGAGGGTGTCAGCCTGCAGGCGGCGGCATTGCAATTCCCCCTCGCCCATCCGGCCGTGGTGACCGTTGTCTCCGGCGCACGCACCGCCGAACAGATCAAGTCGAATGTCGACTGGTTCGGAGAAGAAATTCCGGCCTCCTTCTGGTCACGCCTGAAAGCCCGCGGACTGATCGCCGATGGCGCACCGTTGCCCGGTCAGGGGGGCTAA
- a CDS encoding SDR family oxidoreductase → MTIRLDGKTAFVTAAGQGIGRAAALAFAEAGATVHATDINESLLAALPKLDNLKTARLDVLDNAAIVACVERIGTVDILFNCAGFVHGGSILEMKDSDFDFALDLNVRAMIRTIRAVLPGMLAKKDGAIINMSSVASSIKGVPNRFAYGVTKAAVIGLTKSVAADYVTDGIRCNAICPGTVESPSLQDRMRAQGNYDEARAAFIARQPMGRLGTPEEIAELALYLAGATYTSGQAYAIDGGWTI, encoded by the coding sequence ATGACGATCAGACTTGATGGAAAAACCGCATTCGTGACCGCCGCAGGCCAGGGTATCGGCCGGGCAGCGGCGCTCGCCTTTGCAGAAGCGGGCGCGACGGTCCATGCGACCGATATCAACGAAAGCCTGCTGGCTGCGTTGCCGAAACTCGACAATCTGAAGACGGCAAGGCTCGACGTGCTCGACAACGCGGCGATCGTCGCCTGTGTCGAGCGCATCGGCACGGTCGACATCCTCTTCAACTGCGCCGGCTTCGTCCATGGGGGCTCGATCCTCGAGATGAAGGACAGCGACTTCGATTTCGCCCTCGACCTCAACGTCCGGGCGATGATCCGCACCATCCGGGCCGTGCTGCCGGGCATGCTTGCGAAGAAGGATGGCGCGATCATCAACATGTCGTCCGTCGCTTCCAGCATCAAGGGCGTGCCGAACCGCTTCGCCTATGGCGTCACCAAGGCGGCCGTGATCGGGCTCACCAAATCCGTCGCCGCCGATTATGTGACCGACGGTATCCGCTGCAACGCCATCTGCCCCGGCACGGTCGAAAGCCCTTCGCTGCAGGACCGCATGCGGGCCCAGGGCAATTACGACGAGGCCCGCGCCGCCTTCATCGCCCGCCAGCCGATGGGCCGGCTCGGCACCCCGGAAGAAATCGCCGAGCTCGCCCTCTACCTCGCCGGCGCCACCTATACGTCAGGCCAGGCTTACGCCATCGACGGCGGCTGGACCATCTGA
- a CDS encoding zinc-binding alcohol dehydrogenase family protein: protein MLTIICDEPGKLSAIDRPKPLRGEGEVLVKLRRIGVCGTDLHIFTGNQPYLSYPRVMGHELAGTVEEAPVGSPLEAGDTVSIMPYISCGHCHACLKGRTNCCRNLGVLGVHRDGGMTEYLSLSEEFVLKAQGLSLDQAAMVEFLAIGAHAVARAGIEPGQNVLITGAGPIGLAVAIFAALGGGAVTLLDGRADRLDFARHQLGLASTVQLGPDDHAQLSALTGGDFFDTVFDATGNPKAIERGFGFVAHGGTYVLVSIVSSDITFSDPEFHKRETTLLGSRNATRADFERVMQAMRDGNIPAALITHRMMLSEVPERFAGLTDPAAGVVKALVEV, encoded by the coding sequence ATGCTGACTATCATCTGCGACGAACCAGGGAAACTCAGCGCCATCGACCGTCCCAAGCCTCTTCGCGGTGAAGGCGAGGTGCTGGTGAAGCTGCGACGCATCGGCGTCTGCGGTACCGACCTGCATATCTTCACCGGCAACCAGCCCTATCTCTCCTATCCGCGCGTCATGGGCCATGAGCTTGCCGGCACGGTCGAGGAAGCGCCGGTCGGCAGCCCGCTTGAGGCGGGCGATACCGTCTCGATCATGCCTTACATCTCCTGCGGCCACTGCCATGCCTGCCTCAAGGGCCGGACCAATTGCTGCCGTAACCTCGGCGTGCTCGGGGTGCATCGCGACGGCGGCATGACCGAATATCTGAGCCTGTCGGAAGAATTCGTGTTGAAGGCCCAGGGCCTTTCGCTCGATCAGGCGGCCATGGTGGAGTTCCTGGCGATCGGCGCCCATGCGGTCGCCCGCGCCGGGATCGAGCCGGGGCAGAATGTGCTGATCACCGGCGCTGGGCCTATCGGGCTCGCGGTCGCGATCTTTGCGGCGCTCGGCGGCGGCGCGGTGACGCTCCTCGACGGCCGTGCTGACAGGCTGGATTTCGCCCGCCACCAGCTTGGGCTCGCATCCACGGTTCAACTCGGGCCGGACGACCACGCGCAGCTTTCGGCGCTGACCGGTGGCGACTTCTTCGACACCGTTTTCGATGCGACCGGCAACCCTAAAGCGATCGAACGCGGGTTCGGCTTCGTCGCCCATGGCGGCACCTACGTGCTTGTCTCGATCGTTTCCAGCGACATTACTTTCTCCGATCCGGAATTCCACAAGCGCGAGACGACGCTGCTCGGCAGCCGCAACGCGACCCGAGCGGATTTCGAGCGGGTGATGCAGGCCATGCGCGACGGCAATATCCCCGCAGCCCTGATCACCCATAGAATGATGCTGTCGGAAGTACCGGAACGTTTTGCAGGACTGACCGATCCGGCGGCCGGCGTCGTCAAGGCGCTGGTGGAAGTCTGA